One window of Opisthocomus hoazin isolate bOpiHoa1 chromosome 15, bOpiHoa1.hap1, whole genome shotgun sequence genomic DNA carries:
- the IL20RB gene encoding interleukin-20 receptor subunit beta, with product MSKMSLKLICFFLSALIAPDLTGMLSEDALLPAPQNISILSTNMKHFLTWSPVIVQGETVRYSVEFQGEYEREYANESWIPTCECSLITATVCNITEDISATVAYKLRVRAGAGARRSEWSTLKGFFNRITTSLTPPLIKVIADGYHLLVDLEDMGPAFQFGVVYWKKGQESRMQQKLVKEVSSVVHLDTMEAGSDYCVKAQTYVEAINRSSNFSQTQCVRAQGGRSVWLITALISLAGFAVAALTLPFLTWKTSKVFQYSCCPVAVLPETLKVSEPPIQLILCGSEEAEQCDMMVHVMPSEEVLRLWIQETL from the exons GTATGCTCA GTGAAGATGCTTTGTTGCCAGCTCCTCAGAATATCTCTATTCTTTCTACCAACATGAAGCACTTCTTAACTTGGAGTCCTGTGATCGTCCAGGGAGAAACTGTGAGATACTCTGTAGAGTTTCAGGG gGAGTATGAAAGAGAGTATGCCAATGAGAGCTGGATTCCCACCTGTGAATGTTCACTCATCACAGCCACAGTGTGTAATATCACGGAGGATATCTCAGCCACTGTGGCCTATAAGCTGCGTGTAAGGGCAGGCGCTggtgctagaagatcagagtggAGCACCTTGAAAGGTTTCTTCAATCGCATCACAA CTTCCCTGACCCCACCTCTGATTAAGGTCATAGCAGATGGGTATCATTTACTAGTGGACCTGGAAGACATGGGGCCTGCCTTTCAGTTCGGTGTTGTCTATTGGAAGAAGGGCCAGGAAAGCAGG ATGCAGCAGAAGCTGGTAAAAGAGGTCAGCTCCGTGGTTCACCTGGACACCATGGAGGCAGGATCTGATTATTGTGTGAAAGCTCAGACGTACGTCGAGGCAATCAACAGAAGCAGCAACTTCAGCCAGACACAGTGCGTGAGGGCACAAG GTGGCAGATCTGTGTGGCTGATTACCGCACTCATCTCCTTGGCTGGCTTTGCTGTGGCTGCTTTGACCCTGCCTTTCCTCACCTGGAAAACAAGTAAAGTGTTTCAGTATTCCTGCTGTCCCGTTGCTGTCCTGCCAGAAACACTG AAAGTATCAGAGCCCCCCATCCAGCTGATACTCTGTGGCAGTGAAGAAGCTGAGCAATGTGATATGATGGTGCATGTGATGCCCTCAGAAGAAGTTCTCCGACTGTGGATTCAAGAAACACTTTAG